In Neoarius graeffei isolate fNeoGra1 chromosome 9, fNeoGra1.pri, whole genome shotgun sequence, one genomic interval encodes:
- the LOC132891546 gene encoding interferon-induced protein 44-like, producing the protein MGSSPSRPEFDTVLANRQVSEGQNVVLSCDASTEDVTKSWEKNGKKLDCVQGKHVVKNVGKRCILEISKAETSDEGEYTITLTNKSGSISCSASVRVEINEWRKVQWRETVMLDSLKAFQICNEVQELRFLFYGPVGAGSSSIINTIRSIFEGRQSVSCLDAAGFTKSYTLYYERFRFANENGSFPFAFHDVMGTEAEFGVLTEDIILALKGHMKEGYLFNIKTPLSECNRYYNQNPSLSDQMHCLVFVAPADKISMMNRDLIGKLKHVRDAASRMGIPQVVFMTRVDCACPMTKENLRNIYKSRKIREKMHECSNVLGVPVNCIFPVLNYHEETHMNKDINCLMLDALTQIINWANDYVVRSANI; encoded by the exons ATGGGATCATCTCCATCCAGACCTG AATTTGACACAGTTCTGGCTAATAGACAAGTTTCAGAAGGACAAAATGTTGTTCTTTCCTGTGATGCAAGCACAGAAGATGTAACAAAATCATGGGAAAAGAATGGCAAAAAATTGGATTGTGTGCAGGGCAAGCATGTTGTGAAAAACGTTGGTAAAAGGTGCATCTTGGAAATTTCAAAGGCTGAGACAAGTGATGAAGGGGAATATACCATAACCTTGACCAACAAATCAGGTTCCATCTCATGCTCTGCCTCTGTCAGAGTCG AAATAAATGAATGGAGGAAAGTGCAATGGAG AGAAACAGTTATGTTGGATTCCCTCAAGGCATTTCAAATTTGTAATGAAGTCCAAGAGCTCCGCTTCCTATTTTATGGACCAGTTGGAGCAGGAAGTTCCAGCATCATAAACACCATCAGATCCATTTTTGAAGGACGTCAGTCTGTCAGCTGTCTGGATGCTGCAGGATTTACTAAGAGTTACACTCTATAT TATGAACGATTTAGATTTGCAAATGAAAATGGATCATTTCCTTTTGCCTTCCATGATGTAATGGGTACAGAAGCAGAATTTGGGGTCCTCACTGAAGAtatcatccttgctttaaaagggCATATGAAAGAGGGTTACCTG tTTAACATAAAAACTCCACTGTCTGAATGCAACCGTTATTACAACCAAAATCCCAGCTTGAGTGATCAGATGCACTGCCTGGTGTTTGTCGCACCAGCTGACAAGATTTCGATGATGAACAGAGATCTTATTGGAAAACTGAAGCATGTCAGAGATGCAGCAAGCAGAATGG GAATCCCTCAAGTGGTTTTCATGACAAGAGTTGACTGTGCATGTCCAATGACAAAGGAGAATTTGAGAAATATCTACAAAAGCAGAAAGATCAGAGAAAAA ATGCATGAATGTAGTAATGTACTGGGTGTGCCTGTGAATTGTATCTTCCCTGTATTGAACTATCATGAGGAGACCCATATGAATAAGGATATAAACTGCCTGATGCTGGATGCCTTAACACAGATTATCAACTGGGCAAATGATTATGTGGTCAGAAGTGCCAACATCTAA